TCGAGATAAAGCTTGCATTTCTTCCACCTCCATTCTCCTTGGAGAATCTGCTCAGCCATGTTTCTGTTGGGGAACTCAGACAGAAAAAGATTCTCAGCCATCCTATACATGTTCACTCCAAATGTTGTTTTCCACGTTATACAGGCCCATCTTCGAATGTCTGATAGTGTAGGTCTCTCAGTTGTTTCCTTCTCAAAGTACCCAATGATACATCTTGTCAGAAGTCCGTTATCTTTCATCCCATTTGGCTCCAGGATCGTGATGCCTCTTTTATTAGTGCTGACAACTGCTTCATGAAGGTTGTTTGATTGCCATTCTCTCTCTTGTACTGCTTTGGCATAAGGGTAATTTGCCACAGAAAGTCTGGGTGGCCCTATGAAATTGAGTTGGGAGGAGCATTTAATAAACCTTTCTATCTTAAATGCAATGTCTCTCCATCCTGCATTCAAAGCAAGTTCAGGGATTATAATGACCTCACGATTGTCTCTTTTGAAAGACAATATACTCATGTATCTCCCATGGTCATTGTACTTCCTAGTACAAAAATATTCAGTTAGTCTGTCCTTATTCTTCCATCTCCGTACCACATTCTTCTGGTCATTAGAAGCTTCTTTGAGCACATTACAGACCCATTCCATAGTCTTTTTGCTTAACGTGAAGCGTCTCATCATATTGCGACTTCTCTCCACCCAATCGAACCATGTATCATTGTTGGAGGTCCATCTGATGATATCAAAAGATTTAAAACCAGCGTTAAGATAAATTCTATTTTCCCCCATAAGAAATAACTTTTATTTAAGAGAATCAGTAATCACAGTGGGTGAAAATAGGGTGTAGGAAGGAAAGATGTATTTTCCGGTACTGAACGATGCCGGAAAAGCTTTTGCAGTACTCAAATGCTGGAAAACACATTGTTCACACCGGAAAAATATAAAAGCGGTTGGAATTTGATTTTAAttggatgggtaggctcggatTTGCGAGGAGAAGAGGTTGTTCTGAAGAAAAATTCCCAAAATCTGGCCGGAAACAGtgtcacgcgccggcgcgtggacCGCTGGAAAACTCCTTCCGGTGGCGCGTGAGGGTGCGTGGGTCCTTTTCTGCCGGAGATGTTTTTTGAGGGTTGGTCGCGGAGGGGCTATCTCTGTTATAAATGAAGAAAGGAAGGGAAGAAGAGGAGATTGGGTGGGAGGAAAGACTCCATCTTCTCTCTCTAAGGTTTAGTTAGTTGATATTTCCTATATGGATACTTTACATTTTCCAGGCAATTAACATCCAAGTGTATTAAACAAATAACTGTCGTCTTGTGCAAAAGCCTTTCTATTTGTTTCCATTAACGGATGGGTGGATCAAAATCGAAGGTATCCAAGTGAATTTTAGTGAAACATGACGGGTTTTAACTTTCTTAACTTGGAGATGTGTATAAGCATTAGGGGAAAGAGCACTTTCCTGAATATCATATGATCTCACAACTCTATGTAGTGCCTCAGAATAAACTTCTAACATCAATATGGACTGTCATTGAGGGCTTGAGTCAATTAAATGCAAGAACATCCCTAGACTAACTAACTCCAGAACCATGAAGTTTCTTGCTTGTCACGGGGTCTATAACAACACACCTataatgcaaaagaaaaagaatgcaGTCTTATGGAGATTTAAGAAGGCCTTTCCCTTGACGTAATGATCCTACTTATTCCTAGAAAGTAAGTCCATACAGGTCCCAGTTCCTTTCTACTATCCAATCCCATCATAAGAGTGATTCTCTATTTGCCTTGATTTCCTTTACCTTGTAGTCAAAAGATACCCTTCATTCCTTTATCCATCCTAGTTCTTGTCTATCATATTTACTCTCACAGAAGCTCTTGTCCATAATTCTAAAGGTGTGATGAACAAAATGGGAAGTTAAGATTAACATACTTGAATTAGTCAGACCAATGTTCGTTGAGGTTCGATAAGAAGGTACAGAATAAGCATTTGTCAAAGTTTTATAAGAGAAAGAAGGATTTTCTCCTATAGATAATGATACAGAATGAAATTGTTTGCAAGGACTACAGGTAGATTGCTAAAATATGTTGAATTCTAGTAACATATTTCAAGCTGCTGATATAAATCTGTAATTGACAAATAGGTTTGTGATTCAAATATTTTCCTAGTTTCATGCCATATTTCTGCTTACCCACATttacgaaaaaagaaaaaaaaacttttaaagcAATTTCATAGGTAATCCAGAAAGTGTATATCTCAAAAGTGCATGCAGTTATAGTGTAATGATTAATACCATCCATTGCTTGACTTATTGATTCGTAATCCATGAAAGTGCGAGTTGCTCTATTCTGAGATGTTTGCATGAGAATAATAGTATGCCTGTTGGCCTGCATAACACCCAAAGAGTTGTCAAATAAATATGCAGGTAACTTTTTGCCTTCATTTTTGTTCTCCATGTATTTAAGTCATAAGCATCATGCCAGTGAGAACATGTTGTCCCATACAGTATTCCTATTAGTTTTCAAAGCTTTACCCCTTTCTCAGAATCAGAATGCAAATACAACTTACCCCAAAAATATGTAAGCCCGATGACGTAGCTATATTCTCTTTGGGGATGTCCCAAGGTCCAAAATGGTATATAAATTGGAAcacgatttttagatttttaaatCAGAACTATGTAGATTAATTTCTCTCAACTGTTAGTAAAATATTGTTGCAGATGTATCAGAACTTTTATATCGCGTGTCTTTGTGAATGTTTCTTTGGCATGAAAGGTAGACAAAGTGGACAAAAATGTCTATGTATGTGATCGTTCAGAAAATGTTACAGATAGAGGATTGGAGACTTTGGGCACCTTAGctttaaaagaaagtaaaagcCATGTTCGAGGATAAGAAACATAATTCACGAAGAACATCTCTTTCCACAGAAAGAACATTTTAAAAAAGAAAGTGATACAGTACGTCCCAGGATAAGGATCATAAATCACGAAGAAAATCTCTTTCCACTGAAAGAACATTTCAAAGAGAAAGTGATCCAGCACAGCCCAAGCAATCATACTATAAGGTAAAGATGATAAAACAAGATGTCAAATTATAATGTTGCCCAAGAAAAACGAGACAAGACCTTATTGAAGCAGCATCAGATGGTGTAGCCATGAGAGAGCAACAGGATACCATTGCAAAAGAAACTAATACCAAGCATAGGAATCGATAAACATCCTCATTAATAGGGCTAAGACTTTCAAAATCAGTGAAGACAGGTTTAAGTAACAGAGGCTCAGTCATAACTGGAACAGAAGTTCAACCTACTCTaatcatttcattttatttcacAGTGGAACTTCCTCAAGGAAGTGTTTCTTCACATGATAAAAGAAAGTCTTTTCAGAAACATTATATTCACATGACTTTTGCTTCTACCAATTTTAAACATTGAGCATATGCTAGTGGTAGAATTTTAGATATCATAGCTAACATATGACCATAACTTCTATTATCCCTTCTCATTTTAACGACTCCCCTCCCTCTCCGCCTTATTACCAGTAGTACTATAAGGACCCATGTACACGCATCATCAAACCATTTAATCAAGCACATGGATTTTCGGTTTTCCCTTTCTACAGACTGTTGGAATCAAGAGTTTATGAATATATTAATGCTCTAAGAAGGAAGAGTAAAGTCTTTCTCAAAAAACGGAGGAAAAGCAAAGACTTTGCAATGGTGTTGACTAACTAGTAATGAATAGTCCATCTAGCAGCCCTTTACTAGTTAGTAATGAATAGTGCCTCTTGCACCCCAGTTCACCCCCagaaaataataacttaatagATAAATTACAAAAACCAAAAGTAAGAGAGGAACAACTGATTTACTCATCAGTTCAGCATATCTGCTTTTACGATATGTCACAACACAACAATTATACACACATCATCTGTGGGATATACTTAGCACAAAACTGCTCCCCTAACCGTCAATTTGCTACCATAGAATTCCTAGAGGGCACAACCTATTCCAGTGGATCTACTTCAATAGAAATATAATGTCTTTATTGCAACATTATTACAATGATCATCCCCAAGGGAGGGGGGATAGTAGGCATAACTAGAAGCTTTTTTTCATTCCATATTTTTAAAACAAAGCTGACGTTTGGGCCAGATTGAGTGCATACAAACATAGGTGTTGGGTAAAATTGTCTACCAAAACTAAAGCTAATTATCTCAAACTGAGTGTTGTAGCTGGGTAAAAACTGAGATTTCCAGATTGTCACTCATATGCCTCAACCCACTCAACCATAACCATACCATAGCAGCCGAAATTTTCGTCTCTCTTCATTCTGAAGTGTTCAACCATTGTATACATTTAAAAACAATTATGATTGCATATAATTGTTGAAAATGAAGCTTAATTCACCGGAAATGTCTCACCTTGTTCCCTCAACTCTTGACTACCTCGTTTGCTCCAAGAAACATAAAGGAAAAAAGGCACTCCAACACCAAAACACACAACTGAACTAAGATGAGACTGGAGTTGTGACCTACTGATTGCAACTTCACCTAACCGAGAAGTCCTCGAGGGCCAATAGCGGACGGTTCGAAATTCGGTGGATAGTGGACCCACCCTCTACCCTTCTCTATTTAAATACCAGGCTTTTACTATGGTAGTATTCGAACCCGCTACAAGCGCCTAGCCTACACAAGACCAAAGCCCTGGGGCAGTGCATGATCCAAATCTCACCCATGTGATTCCCCTTCCCCCCATTCGCAAACCCCCCTCTCCTCCCTCAAACAACCcacaaaataatcaaataaagCTAAACAAAGATGAGACTGAATTTATAGCCTAGTGGTTGCAATTTAAGCTTACACTCAAGtcatcaataacaacaacaacaactaactaGTCAAGTCATATTGGTTCAAATCTCACCAATACCACTCCCGTCCCACCCGGCCAAAAGAAAAAACATAAACAAAAATTAAAGCTAAAGTAACCGGTAGCTTTGTAATCATTTATCAGTTTAAATTAACATAGAGGAGTAGTTAGTTAAGTACTCTTCATCCTTAACTAGAGGTCGCGGATTTGAGCCCTGGGTATGGAGTCACCTTTGTTAGGAGCGCTTTATCCCCCAATGTGGGACTTCCCGGCACGAATTCGGATTTAGTCAGGCTCTAATGCGGGTAACGGACACCGGGTGGGAAACAAAAAAATAAGTTAAAGGATTTAAGCCAGCTGAAAGCATAATCATCTCAGCAAACAGAAGACAAAAAGTAGGGGTCCAAAAATTTCAACTTTAACACTATACCATATCACAGggttaaaaagaaacaaaaaataagtTCAAAAGCCCCAAAACTAATAGCATGAAAATACACCCAATTTCTACTTTGCACTCCTATGGCATAACCTAAATACACCCAAattgaagaaaggaagaaaacagAGCCCtaacaatcacatgatatacaaTTAAAGAAGCACGAAAATAATGTTTGAATTGAAAAATGATATTTACCATTACGAATGAAGAACGACGAGGCTTGTATTTTCGTGAGTTTGCAAACAGAGAAAACGAAAAAGCCGCAGGAATAAGGAGGGGAAAATCTGAGGGCTGCTTTAATAGTCGCGTCTTCACGTGAATATCATACATTTAAATAGTGACATAGT
This DNA window, taken from Nicotiana tabacum cultivar K326 chromosome 15, ASM71507v2, whole genome shotgun sequence, encodes the following:
- the LOC107785833 gene encoding enhancer of rudimentary homolog; translated protein: MYDIHVKTRLLKQPSDFPLLIPAAFSFSLFANSRKYKPRRSSFVMANRHTIILMQTSQNRATRTFMDYESISQAMDGICALYERKLKELNPAIREITYDISDLYNFIDGLADMSALVYDHSLQAYLPYDRQWIKQKTLQHLKRLASH